The nucleotide window CGCTGTGATGATCTGATCGGTTGATGCACCAACCGCTAGTAGAATACCCGCGTAAACTGGAGATTGGAAAAGCACGTACGCGATAAGATCAGACACGTTTTTCATAAATGAAGACGGTGAAACTCTATGGCCTTGACGTAATACCCAATCACGGAAAACACCATACGGCCAAGCAATAGCAATGTTAACCGGTATCGATAATGTGCGTGATGCCAGAGACTGTTCGAATGTCATTCCTGAAATCAAAATCTCGATAATCATCCCTGTGACAAAGCAAAAAACCACCATAGCAAAGGTATCCGCTGCGGCATTACGAATACAAAATGGTCCACGAGACTTCATTTAGCAACCTCTAAAATCAAACACTGCAATTAATAGAAAAATAAATACGATTAACTACACATTAGCTAACCATCCAGATTATATCGCTATTAAATCACAACAATTGTAGTTTATGGTTCTATTTTTAAAATAAAGATGTAAATTTATAACCAAAATTTGCAACGAAAGTAGTTTAATGCACCTATTTGGACAAAAACTGCACTTTTATGATCCAAAATGGCGTAAAAAACCAAAAATTCTCGGTATTTAAGGGAGTTAGAAGTGGATAAAAGGTAATTTTGCAGAACAAAATCTGGCACCAGCAGCAAAAAATAAATTGCTTATGCTACCTGTATGGGACAATTCAGAACTTCCCAAATTTTTAGTTAGTCGGCCGATAAGCAACAATGACCAACGTGCAGGAAAGTGAAGTAGGTTAGGGAGAGGCAAGCATGACAGTTAGCGCATCGATATCCGCAGGCTCAGGGGCCACCTGACGTTTCAAATTACTTTCGATACGTGCAGTGATTTGGGCAAGTTCTTCATTAGAATGCGGTGTAATGTGCTTAATGATGGCTGAAAATACGTCCAGTGCTTGATGAAGGTCGCCATTATCAAGAGAAATATAGAAGCTAAGTAGCAATGTGTCCGTGTTTACTTGGTGAGGATAGTTAGCCTTTTGGCTCTTCGGGTCTTGATACTGATAGAGTAAGTCTGCATGGCGGTATAGCGCGTCTTCGAGTTCCGATACGACCACTGGCTTGGCAATGATATGGTTCACCCCAGCTTCCGTCATCAGTTGTTGTGTCTCTTTAAAGACATCTGCTGTACAGCCAAAGATGAGAACTGACTTTGTTTGTGAATCCATTGCTCTGATGGCAGATACCGCACCAATACCATCTAATACAGGCATATGGTTGTCCATCATTATTAAGTCAAACTGCTGCTTTCTAACTTGCTCTACGGCTAACTGACCATTTTCAACTCTTGTACATTCAAACCCCTTGGCGCACAAAAACGTTTCCATGATCATGGCATTAGTGGTGTTATCTTCTGCGATTAACGCCTGTAAACCAGTGCAGTCCAGTTTGTGTTTAAGAGCCGATCCCGTTTTGTCTGGCTCGCAGGGCGTCAACTCAAGCTCTACGGTGAACGTGGTACCAACGTTTTCCCTACTTTCAACCAAAATACAACCGCCCATGTGTTCAGCGATCTCTTTCACAATCGCCAATCCTAGCCCTGTCCCGCCAAAGCGTCTGGTTGTTGAAGATTCTGCTTGCTCAAATGGGCGGAAGATCCGTTTCTGAGCCTCTTTAGGAATCCCGATGCCAGTATCTTTAATCGCAATACTCAGTTTGGTTGCACTTTGAGTAATATGCTCGCTTAGTCTGACCTCTACTTCACCCTGGTCGGTAAACTTGATCGCATTGTTTAACAAGTTGAATAAGATTTGGCGTAATCTTGCTTTGTCGTTGTTATACCACCGCCCGGATGGTATCTGTGAAACGACACGTAGCTGTAAGCCCTTCTCTTCGCACAAGGTGTGATACACACTTTTGATACTGCCAATGATCGATTCAACCGGAAATGGTGAATTAGAGAACTCGACATGACCCTGCTCGATTTTTGAGTAATCTAGAATCTCGTTAAGCAGTGTCATCATGTGATCGCCTGATTCATATAGCGTGCTTAACTGCTTTCTTTGCTCATCGGTTAGTTTAGTTTTCAGCAATATTTGGGCGGAACCCAAAACACCGTTCATTGGTGTACGAATTTCATGAGACAAGGTCGCCAAAAAGGCTGTTTTTGCATTGGTTGATGCCTGAGCTTTTACCTTTTCATGTTCCAAGTAAATAGTCTTTTCATTAAACTTATTGATGAGGTGTCCTATCTCGTCTTCACTGTCGTAATCAATATTGATAATCCCACCTGTTTTTGAGTCATCAATCTTTGCAGCTATCCTGACAATAGGCTCAACGATATAGCGGTTAAGTAAGTAATAACCAACCAGTACACACAGCAGCAAAAACGGAATGATACCGCTCTCGACACTCATCACCTGAGCAAAAACCTGATCGGCAACGCGCTCTTTCGCATTCACCACTTCCATTCGCCAGTTAAACTCGCCGAAGTGAAGCTCACTAATATACACCCCATCTCGCAACTGAAAATTGTGTTCGATAATCGCGTTAGATTCAGCATCGCGAATGATAACGCCCAACGAATATTGATTGGTGTGCTCTCTAATAAACTGGAACAAAGCCTCTAAAGCAAGATCCACCGTTGCGACTCCGGCGAACTCACCGTCTCTATAATAAGGGGCGGAAGCGGTGATCATTTGAACATGGGTAAAAGTATCAATGTAAACCGAAGACCAAAGAATGGAACCTGATGGTGCATTGGCAGCAACGACGTACCAGGCTTCCTTATCATATCCTTCCGATTCAGGGTTATTGTACGAATGAATTTGGTCAATACTCCCTTCCTGATTCTTGTTGAAAAACAGGCTGGTATATTTACTCTGGTTGGCATGTTGCTCAGGCTTTGGCCACAGACCACCACTGACAATCATGTCACCACTCAAACGCAATATCTGAGGAATAGTGGTACTGAAAGAATCGGTTTGTTTTTGGCTCTGAGCTAACCCTACGAGGCTGTTAAGGACGCTGGTTGAAGTAAGCAGTGGTTCTTTAATCTGAGAAGCTAACAGCTGGGTTCGTAAGTTAAGGTTTTGTTCTAATTTTTCACGCACTGGCGGCTCAAGCACCAAGTACACCACCGAACCAACCGTAGCGATAAAAAAACACAGGTATAGCGTCAGTGCAAAGATACTTTTTCTTCTCAGTGATGAGCGAATTTCCATAGGTCGAAACAAATAACCCCTGATATCGATTTATCATTCATTGATTGGTAAGATGGCCGCAACCAACCAGCCCATGAACAAATGGTATTCTATTTTGAAACTACAAGACATTCTTTCTCTTCCAGAACTTGATGGAAAACTACTAAACCTAGCGAAAACTCAAGGCTTTGTAACAGCAATGGCCTCTGCACCAAATGTATTGATGCCTCAAGAGTGGCTACCATTCTTGTGGGGTGGCGAAGAGACAGCGCCTTTTAGTGATGGCGAACAGTTAGAACTGTACATTGATGAAATTGTACAGATGTGGAATGAAACTCGACCTGCACTGCTTGACGGAACCTGGGGTTGGCCTGAAGGCTGTGCGCTGGATGAACAAGACATCGTAACCACCACCACTCGCGATTTCTGTGAAGGGGTATTACAAGGTTGGCAGTTAGCACGCGACGACTGGGAAACACTGATGCCAGAAGAGAGCGAAGATAACGCGCTACTGGGTGGTGTGCTGCTTTCTCTGACGATGCTTTACGATCCAGAAACCACCATTGAAACGCTGGCAGAGCAAGGTATGGAAGGGCTTGAGCAATTCGAAGAGATCTTCAATGCAATGCCAGTCATGCTTTGCGGTTTGACGCAACGCGGTGTGACGCTAGCTGAAGAACAATAATCCATTCTCATTAAGCCGCTGACCATCAGCGGCTTTTTTGTATTCCGCTTACCCAACTATCGAAAAAGCACTCGCTGCATCGACATTTAATTAGGTAAATAATTCATCCCGTTCGTCCATGTCACTATTTTGTAAAAACAATATTACAATCCCTTAGTTTCTTTGTTAGTATCTGCGCCCCATTTTGGTTAATTGAATGTTGTGATGCAGATAACGACAAACCGGCAAATAAAACAGAAAGTAATGGCGATCTACGTCATTGCCGCTGTGCTGTTTCAGATATATTTGCTGGCGACAATGGCTCTCAACCCATCACAAGTTCATAACAAAAACTGGCTGTCTGAAGCTCAGGGAGAAAAGATTCTACTCTGCACTGCAGAAGGCTTTAAGTGGGTGGACATTAAAGATCTGATTGAAGATAACACCATGGGTTCACCTTCAAACACAGACGTCCATGACCCTCTTAAGTTCAGCTGTCCGCTATTAGACGTATGCCAGTTTTCAATCTCAGTGCTTGCGATGGTTATTGCTGCTATCGCTCTATGGCTGTGCCGAGTAACAGCGCCCTTTGTCAACTACTTGCACATCCATTGCCAACGCAAAATCTACCTATCATTAGCGCCTAAGCAATCTCCACCAACGGCTTTCCTTGCCTAGTCCGGCTCTCATGCCGCACACCTAATTTATCCAAAACAATTAACGATACCCGCCTTTGCCACAAAGCTGC belongs to Vibrio sp. STUT-A11 and includes:
- a CDS encoding hybrid sensor histidine kinase/response regulator; translated protein: MEIRSSLRRKSIFALTLYLCFFIATVGSVVYLVLEPPVREKLEQNLNLRTQLLASQIKEPLLTSTSVLNSLVGLAQSQKQTDSFSTTIPQILRLSGDMIVSGGLWPKPEQHANQSKYTSLFFNKNQEGSIDQIHSYNNPESEGYDKEAWYVVAANAPSGSILWSSVYIDTFTHVQMITASAPYYRDGEFAGVATVDLALEALFQFIREHTNQYSLGVIIRDAESNAIIEHNFQLRDGVYISELHFGEFNWRMEVVNAKERVADQVFAQVMSVESGIIPFLLLCVLVGYYLLNRYIVEPIVRIAAKIDDSKTGGIINIDYDSEDEIGHLINKFNEKTIYLEHEKVKAQASTNAKTAFLATLSHEIRTPMNGVLGSAQILLKTKLTDEQRKQLSTLYESGDHMMTLLNEILDYSKIEQGHVEFSNSPFPVESIIGSIKSVYHTLCEEKGLQLRVVSQIPSGRWYNNDKARLRQILFNLLNNAIKFTDQGEVEVRLSEHITQSATKLSIAIKDTGIGIPKEAQKRIFRPFEQAESSTTRRFGGTGLGLAIVKEIAEHMGGCILVESRENVGTTFTVELELTPCEPDKTGSALKHKLDCTGLQALIAEDNTTNAMIMETFLCAKGFECTRVENGQLAVEQVRKQQFDLIMMDNHMPVLDGIGAVSAIRAMDSQTKSVLIFGCTADVFKETQQLMTEAGVNHIIAKPVVVSELEDALYRHADLLYQYQDPKSQKANYPHQVNTDTLLLSFYISLDNGDLHQALDVFSAIIKHITPHSNEELAQITARIESNLKRQVAPEPADIDALTVMLASP
- a CDS encoding YecA family protein; translation: MAATNQPMNKWYSILKLQDILSLPELDGKLLNLAKTQGFVTAMASAPNVLMPQEWLPFLWGGEETAPFSDGEQLELYIDEIVQMWNETRPALLDGTWGWPEGCALDEQDIVTTTTRDFCEGVLQGWQLARDDWETLMPEESEDNALLGGVLLSLTMLYDPETTIETLAEQGMEGLEQFEEIFNAMPVMLCGLTQRGVTLAEEQ
- a CDS encoding L-alanine exporter AlaE — encoded protein: MKSRGPFCIRNAAADTFAMVVFCFVTGMIIEILISGMTFEQSLASRTLSIPVNIAIAWPYGVFRDWVLRQGHRVSPSSFMKNVSDLIAYVLFQSPVYAGILLAVGASTDQIITAVASNAVVSCGMGVLYGYFLDMCRRWFRVPGYYQGA